CGTGCGCCTCCTCAACCACGACATCATCGACCTCTACAGCCGCACCCCGATGAACACGCGCGTCGTGGTGCGGCCGGCGGCGATCTACTAGGCGCGTCCCCGCACGCCCCCGGAGCCGGCCCGCGCCGGCTTCGGCATTGCTGTCGGCATCGATATCGGCGCTGCCGCGCCGCGGCGGTTGCCGTGGCCGTTCGATGGCGACTAGCCTATTGGACGGCAGCAATAAGAAACTTCGGGAGCCTCGATGCCCACGCCAGCCCCAACCGCCACCGGTCGAGCCACCGTGCGATCCACCGGTCGAGCCACCGTGCGAGCCGCCTCGTGACCGTCGTCGTGGTGGCGCCCCTGGCGCTGGAGCGGTTCGTCCGCGCCGCGCTCTCGGCCGCCGGTGCCGACGGCGCGACGACCGATGCGGCCGCACGCGCCATGTTGCACGGGTCCCGCCTCGGCGTGGACAGCCACGGCGTGCGGCTGCTGGAGCACTACGTCACGGTCATGGAAGGCGGGCGCGTCAACAAGACGCCGAACCTCGCCTTCGTCGCCGAGCGCGCCGCCGTCGCCACTCTCGACGCCGACCACGCCCACGGCGCTCTCGCCGCTTACGCCGCGATGGACAAGGCGACGGAGTTGGCCCGTAGCGCCGGCATCGGCGCCGTTTCGATCCGCAACTCGTCGCACTTCGGCCCGGCCGGCGCCTACGCACTCGCCGCCGCGGAGGCGGGGATGATCGGCTTCGCCACCTGCAACTCGGACGCCTTCGTGCGCCTGCACGGCGGTGCGCGGCGCTTCCACGGCACCAACCCGCTCGCCGTCGCCGTTCCGGCCGACGGGCACCCCTGGCTGTTCGACATGGCCACCAGCGCGATCCCGTTCAATCGCGTGCAGCTCTACCGCAGCCTGGGGGTCGAGGTGCCGGAGGGCACCGGCTCGGACGCGGCCGGGCTCGACACGCTGGACGCCGACGCGGTGGAGATGCTGGCGCCGCTGGGGGCGGCCTTCGGCTTCAAGGGCGCCGGCCTCGCCGGCATCGCCGAGATCTTCAGCGCCGTGCTCAGCGGTATGGGGCTCAGCTTCGAGCTGCTGCCGATGGGCGGGGACGACAAATCCACCCCGCGCGGCCTCGGTGCCTTCGTCATGGCGATCAACCCCGAGGCGTTCATCTCCCGCGCCGCGTTCGACGCCGGCATGCGGCGCTACCTCGACGCGCTGCGCACGTCTCCGCCGCGCGCCGACGGCACCGTCATGGCACCCGGCGACCGCGAGTGGGCTGTCGCCGAGGAGCGGCTCGACGGGATCCCGCTGGACCCGGTGACGGTCGAGGGCTTCGGCCGGCTCGCCGAACGGTACGGCCTGCCCTCCCTCGAAGGGCTCTGAGCGGGCCTCAACGCGTCGCGCGCACGTTCGCGGGGGTGATCGGCTCGCCGGTCGCCTCGTCCACCAGGAGCGGGCGCACCGGCGCGCCGGTCTGCCGCGAGACGAGGCGCAGCGGCGCGTCCGAGCCGCCCGGCACCGCCGCCTCCCCCCACGCCATCAGCGTCACCAGCACCGGGTGGAAGGCGCGGCCGGTCTCGGTCAGGCGATATTCGTAGCGGGGCGGGCGATCCTGGTACGGCTCGCGCGTCAGCACGCCGGCCTCGACCAGCTTGCGCAATCGGTCCGCCAGGACGTGGCGGGTGATCCCGAGCCGCTCCTGGAAGGCCTCGAAGCGGCGCACCCCGCGAAAGCAGTCGCGCAACAGGAGCAGCGTCCAGCGGTCGCCGACCACCGACATCGCCCGCGCGACCGGGCACGCCTCGTCCCCTAATTCCTGCCATTTCATGCCCCCGATAGTAGACGAGCTTGACAGGTTCCGAAAGGGAACTCAGTCTCAAGTTCCAAAAAGGAACTGAGGCGGCGCGCATGCCATCGTCGACGATCGTCCCCCGGCCGGGTCCCCGCCTCGCCGCAGCGCCGGCGCAGACCCGCCGCACCGCGCCCACCGCCGCCCCCGGTGCGCCGGCATGACCCTCCGCGCGGGCTCCGGCACGGCCCTTCGCCCGAACTCCGGCCTCCGAACCGACGCTCGCCCGGTGGTGCCGCCGGATGCGCCGGGGCCGGTGGTCCCCCCCACGCCCACCCGCATGGAGGCCGCCGCGCTGCGACGCGCGGCCCGCACGCGGGTCCTGCTGGAGGGGCCGATCGGCCCGACGCTCGCCCGCCTCGCCGCCCCCAATGTGCTCGCCATGCTGGTCTCCTCGGTGCTCGTCATCACCGAGGCGGTGTTCGCCGGCCAGCTCGGCATTTCGGCGCTGGCGGGGCTGGCGCTCGTCTTCCCGCTGGTGATGCTGGTGCAGATGATGTCGGCCGGGGCGATGGGCGGCGCGATCTCCTCGGCGGTGTCGCGGGCGCTGGGGGCGGGCGATCCGGCGAGGGCGGCCGGCCTCGCCGTGACCGCCTGGGCCATCGGGCTGGTCGCGGCCCTGATCTTCGCGCTCGCCGTCGTCGGCGCTGGCCGCACGGTGTTCGGCTGGCTCGGCGGCGACGGCGCGGCGGTGGAGGCGGCCTACGCCTACGCGCTCGTCTTCTTCCCCGGCTGCCTCACCTATTGGCTGCTGCACGGCACGCTCAGCGTCATGCGCGGCACCGGCAACATGCTCGCCCCCGCCTGCACGCTGCTGGCCGTGGCGGTCGCGACGGTGCCGATCTCGGGTGCCCTCTCGCTGGGGTGGGGGCCGTTTCCGGCGCTCGGCATGGCCGGGCTCGCGGCCGGGCTCGTCATCGCCCACGGGCTCGCCGCGATCGGC
This portion of the Acuticoccus sp. I52.16.1 genome encodes:
- a CDS encoding Ldh family oxidoreductase; this encodes MTVVVVAPLALERFVRAALSAAGADGATTDAAARAMLHGSRLGVDSHGVRLLEHYVTVMEGGRVNKTPNLAFVAERAAVATLDADHAHGALAAYAAMDKATELARSAGIGAVSIRNSSHFGPAGAYALAAAEAGMIGFATCNSDAFVRLHGGARRFHGTNPLAVAVPADGHPWLFDMATSAIPFNRVQLYRSLGVEVPEGTGSDAAGLDTLDADAVEMLAPLGAAFGFKGAGLAGIAEIFSAVLSGMGLSFELLPMGGDDKSTPRGLGAFVMAINPEAFISRAAFDAGMRRYLDALRTSPPRADGTVMAPGDREWAVAEERLDGIPLDPVTVEGFGRLAERYGLPSLEGL
- a CDS encoding helix-turn-helix domain-containing protein — its product is MKWQELGDEACPVARAMSVVGDRWTLLLLRDCFRGVRRFEAFQERLGITRHVLADRLRKLVEAGVLTREPYQDRPPRYEYRLTETGRAFHPVLVTLMAWGEAAVPGGSDAPLRLVSRQTGAPVRPLLVDEATGEPITPANVRATR
- a CDS encoding MATE family efflux transporter, whose protein sequence is MTLRAGSGTALRPNSGLRTDARPVVPPDAPGPVVPPTPTRMEAAALRRAARTRVLLEGPIGPTLARLAAPNVLAMLVSSVLVITEAVFAGQLGISALAGLALVFPLVMLVQMMSAGAMGGAISSAVSRALGAGDPARAAGLAVTAWAIGLVAALIFALAVVGAGRTVFGWLGGDGAAVEAAYAYALVFFPGCLTYWLLHGTLSVMRGTGNMLAPACTLLAVAVATVPISGALSLGWGPFPALGMAGLAAGLVIAHGLAAIGAVLYVLAGRAGLTIDRAAFRLRRDRFADILRVGLIASLNALQSVATIVIMVALVGRFGPEAMAGYGLGARLEFLMIPVVFGIGAAMTAMVGANIGAGARARALRIGFTGALAAGGAVGCISLTLALFPDLWLGLFLSPADTAVLEAGRLYFRIVAPFLAFFALGLALYFASQGAGRMIWPVAASFVRMGVAFGGALALVGPLGLGGIFVGVAAGMLVYGAMTAAAILATRWR